The Desmodus rotundus isolate HL8 chromosome 3, HLdesRot8A.1, whole genome shotgun sequence genome includes a region encoding these proteins:
- the LUZP1 gene encoding leucine zipper protein 1, translating to MAEYTNYKETASSRHLRFKLQSLSRRLDELEEATKNLQKAEDELLDLQDKVIQAEGSNSSMLAEIEVLRQRVLRIEGKDEEIKRAEDLCRLMKEKLEEEENLTRELKSEIERLQKRMAELEKLEEAFSRSKNDCTQLCLSLNEERNLTKKVSSELETLRVRVKELETSEDRLEKTEQGLAAELEQLKSLTLSFVSERKYLNEKEKENEKIIKELTQKLEQNKKMSRDYARNASNLLERNDLRIEDGISSTLPSKESRRKGALDYLKQAENETRSKSENEKNRNQEDNKVKDLNQEIEKLKTQLKHFESLEEELKKMRAKNNDLQDNYLSEQNKNKLLASQLEEIKLQIKKQKELENGEVEGAGAFLSGKGRHERTKFRGHGSEAPVPKHTSRELSPQHKRERHRNRDFALNNENYSLSHRQVSSPSFTNRRAAKASNTGAGADSGAQETKRTEDRFASGSSQSEGKKSREQPSVLSRYPPAAQEHGKVWKGAPKPGTESGLKGKVEKTTRTFSDTTHGSIPNDILGRADKASDTSPEALFGKRGPVPSNGSQVTQAADPGSSKTMGGLASSRRSSSEGLSKGKKAANGPEADTSSPHSKAPLLSKYPYSSRSQENILQGFSTPNKEGVDQPVAVVMEDSSQHEALRCRVIKASGREKPDSDDDMDMMSLVTAKLVNTTITPEPEHKQPNSREKAKSRGGLRTSLFENDKDVGTENESVKPVRVSTNPAEFPEANGAGVKSQRPFSPREALRSRAIIKPVIVDKDVKKIMGGSGAESTLEKQKFPSKPGPNKVTSSITIYPSDSSNGPRAAPGEALPRERHTATSNIQVGPPELTAVSSHVSSPFELSIHKHDITLQFTEAERMGDGPLKNRPETVVSRSSIIIKPSDPVERNSHAPPAETIRWKSHSAPSEASPSDARHVTVRNAWKSRRDLNSLEDPPTQIGKNVASANAYTQRSSTDYSDLEQPRYYLCEQGTRRVGHSGDAPELSSRRTQSSLTVSEVLTRQNRVGDAVPAAAWNHLAGTEEDDDCTHGVYRRLHNSLERPELPVKQGLSEPGQVQAEERRRAARPCAEEN from the exons ATGGCTGAGTACACAAACTACAAGGAGACCGCCTCCAGCCGCCACCTGCGCTTTAAGTTACAGAGCCTAAGCCGCCGCCTTGATGAGTTGGAAGAAGCCACAAAAAACCTCCAGAAAGCAGAGGATGAGCTCCTAGACCTCCAGGACAAGGTGATTCAGGCGGAGGGCAGCAACTCCAGCATGCTGGCCGAGATTGAGGTGCTGCGCCAGCGAGTGCTGAGAATCGAAGGCAAAGACGAGGAAATTAAGAGAGCGGAGGACCTGTGTCGGCTGATGAAGGAAAAGCTTGAAGAGGAGGAGAACCTCACCCGGGAGCTGAAATCTGAGATTGAGCGGCTTCAGAAACGGATGGCCGAACTGGAGAAGCTGGAGGAGGCCTTTAGCAGGAGTAAGAATGACTGCACCCAGCTGTGTTTGAGCCTGAACGAGGAGAGAAACCTGACGAAGAAAGTCTCCTCGGAGCTGGAGACGCTGAGAGTGAGGGTGAAGGAGCTGGAGACGTCCGAGGACCGCCTGGAGAAAACCGAGCAGGGCCTGGCGGCAGAGCTGGAGCAGCTGAAGTCGCTGACGCTGAGCTTTGTAAGTGAGAGGAAATACTTAaatgagaaggagaaggaaaatgagaaaattataaaagaactCACTCAAAAACTGGAGCAGAACAAAAAAATGAGTCGAGATTATGCAAGGAATGCGTCTAATCTTCTGGAAAGGAATGACCTCCGGATCGAGGATGGCATCTCCTCCACCCTGCCGTCCAAAGAATCGAGAAGGAAGGGCGCCCTGGACTATCTGAAGCAGGCAGAGAATGAGACAAGGAGTAAATCTGAAAATGAGAAGAACCGAAATCAGGAAGACAATAAAGTCAAAGACCTTAACCAAGAGATTGAGAAACTTAAGACTCAACTCAAACATTTTGAGTCTTTGGAAGAAGAGCTTAAGAAAATGAGGGCCAAAAACAATGACCTTCAGGATAATTACTTAAgcgaacaaaataaaaacaaactcttaGCCAGCCAGCTGGAGGAGATAAAACTACAGATCAAGAAGCAGAAGGAGTTAGAGaatggggaggtggaaggggcagGCGCTTTCCTGTCCGGCAAGGGCAGGCACGAGAGGACTAAGTTTAGAGGCCACGGGAGCGAGGCGCCTGTGCCCAAGCACACGTCTCGGGAACTGTCCCCTCAGCACAAGCGGGAGAGGCACCGAAACCGGGACTTTGCCCTTAACAATGAAAACTACTCTCTGAGCCACAGGCAGGTCTCCTCTCCCAGTTTCACCAATAGGAGGGCAGCCAAAGCTTCCAACACAGGGGCAGGTGCAGACAGTGGGGCCCAGGAGACGAAGAGAACTGAAGATCGCTTTGCATCTGGCTCCTCTCAGAGCGAAGGGAAGAAGTCCAGGGAGCAGCCATCGGTGCTTAGCCGCTACCCCCCGGCTGCTCAGGAGCACGGTAAAGTTTGGAAGGGCGCTCCCAAGCCAGGGACTGAGAGTGGGCTGAAGGGAAAAGTAGAGAAGACCACACGAACGTTTAGCGATACCACCCATGGGTCTATTCCCAATGACATACTGGGCAGGGCCGACAAGGCTTCCGACACCTCCCCGGAGGCCCTGTTTGGCAAGAGAGGGCCGGTGCCTAGCAATGGAAGTCAAGTAACTCAGGCCGCAGACCCTGGCAGTTCTAAGACCATGGGAGGTCTGGCCTCATCCCGAAGATCTTCCTCAGAAGGGCTCTCTAAGGGCAAAAAGGCTGCCAACGGCCCAGAGGCTGATACCAGTTCCCCACATTCGAAGGCACCACTTTTATCAAAGTATCCTTACAGCTCCAGAAGCCAAGAGAACATCCTTCAGGGTTTTTCAACCCCAAATAAAGAAGGAGTTGATCAACCCGTAGCAGTTGTGATGGAAGACAGCAGTCAGCATGAGGCCCTAAGGTGTCGAGTCATCAAAGCTAGTGGCAGAGAGAAGCCAGATTCAGATGATGACATGGACATGATGTCTCTTGTTACTGCCAAACTGGTAAACACAACCATCACCCCAGAGCCAGAGCACAAACAGCCCAACTCCAGAGAAAAGGCCAAATCCCGAGGGGGCCTCAGAACCTCCCTGTTCGAGAATGATAAAGATGTTGGGACCGAAAATGAATCTGTGAAACCTGTCAGGGTCTCCACCAATCCCGCGGAGTTCCCAGAGGCCAATGGTGCGGGGGTAAAAAGTCAGAGGCCCTTCAGCCCCAGAGAGGCCTTGCGGTCTAGAGCCATCATCAAACCTGTCATCGTTGATAAAGACGTGAAAAAAATCATGGGAGGATCCGGAGCGGAGTCCACTTTGGAGAAACAGAAGTTCCCCTCCAAACCAGGGCCAAACAAAGTTACAAGCAGCATTACTATCTATCCCTCTGACAGCAGCAACGGCCCCCGAGCCGCCCCAGGCGAGGCCCTGCCGCGGGAGAGGCACACGGCCACCAGTAACATCCAGGTTGGGCCACCCGAGCTCACGGCAGTCAGCAGCCATGTCAGCTCCCCCTTTGAGCTCTCCATTCACAAACATGACATCACCTTGCAGTTCACAGAAGCTGAAAGGATGGGCGATGGGCCCCTGAAGAACAGGCCGGAAACAGTGGTCTCTCGGAGCAGCATTATAATCAAGCCATCGGACCCCGTGGAGAGGAATAGCCACGCACCCCCCGCAGAGACAATCAGGTGGAAAAGCCATAGCGCCCCTTCAGAGGCCAGCCCTTCGGACGCCAGGCACGTTACTGTGCGGAATGCCTGGAAGAGCAGGCGAGATTTGAACTCTTTAGAAGACCCCCCAACTCAAATAGGTAAAAATGTGGCATCTGCCAATGCCTACACCCAGAGGTCTTCCACAGACTATTCAGACCTTGAACAGCCCAGGTACTACCTTTGCGAGCAGGGTACTCGAAGGGTAGGACACTCAGGGGATGCCCCTGAGCTCTCTTCCAGAAGGACCCAGAGTAGCCTCACTGTGTCAGAGGTGCTCACTCGGCAGAATAGGGTAGGAGATGCTGTCCCGGCTGCCGCCTGGAACCACTTGGCAGGCACG GAGGAAGATGATGACTGCACACACGGTGTCTACAGGCGACTGCACAACTCCCTCGAACGTCCAGAACTGCCTGTGAAGCAGGGGCTGTCAGAGCCTGGGCAAGTACAGGCCGAGGaacggagacgggcagccaggccctgtgctgaggaAAACTGA